Within Desulfocurvus vexinensis DSM 17965, the genomic segment CCGAGGGCCCGAGCAGGGTCAGGAACTCGCCGTTTCTGATGCCCAGGTCGATGCCGTCCAGGGCCAGCAGGTCGTCGAAGCGTTTGGAGACGCCCCGCAGCTCGATGATGCAGTCTTGATCCGCCATGGATGCCCTCGTGGGCCGCGTTGGCCGCTACAGGAACACGAAAGGCCGCAGCCGTGCATCGCGGCCCCGCCGGGGGGCCGCGCCGTTCGTCCGGCCACGCCGGGGGCGGAAAAGCGTCGGAGGGAAAGAAAAAACGGAAAGAGACGCCAGCCGCCTACCCGAGGGCGTGGTCGGACCAGGGTCTACTTCCCGCCGGTCCGGCCTGCCGGGCGCCGCGTGCTGCAAGGCCCCGGCGGGCCCGGCGCAGGTGGCGCAGCAGGTAGCTGGTCTGTCGTCTCATTGCCGCTCCTTGGGAGGGGATGGGCGGAGGCGCCCCGGGGGGCTGTCCCGTCCGTTGCGGGCCTTATGCCACGAACGTGCCGGGCTGACAAGGGGCGCCGTGGCGGCACGGCGATTTCCTGCGCCGGGCGCGGGTCGGAAGCGTTGCCCTCGCGCGGGCTCCGGCCCGGCGCTGCGCCTGCCGCGCTGCGCATTTTTTCGTGCCCGGGCCGGGCCTCAGGGCGTCCAGCGGGCCCACAGCGAGCGCGGCAGCAGCCGGGGGCTGGCGCTGTGCGCCAGGGCCAGCTCGCCCACGGCCAGGGTGCCGCCCGCGCCGGGCATGGCCCCGAGCATCAGGTTGCGCAGCATGAGCGCCGAGGCGTCGGTGTTGTACATGGTCAGGATGACCAGCCGCGCGTCGTCGGAGAGCAGCCGCCCGCAGGTGGCCAAAAGGTCCGCCACCTGGGCCTCGACCTTCCACAGCTCCTTGGCCGGGCCGCGCCCGAAGGCCGGGGGGTCCAGCAGGATGGCCTCGTAGGCGTTGCCGCGCCGCTCCTCGCGGGTGGTGAACTTGGCCGCGTCGTCCAGCAGGAAGCGGACGTTGGTGTCGCCAAGGCCGGAGAGCTCCTGGTTGCGCCGGGCCCAGGCCAGGGCGGTCTTGGAGGCGTCGATGTGCGTGACCTCGAACCCGGCCCGGGCCGCGGCCAGGCTGGCCACGCCGGTGTAGCCGAAGAGGTTCAAAAGCCGGGGCCTGCGCCCGGCCCGGGGTGCGCCGTGGGCCGCCAGGCTCATCCAGTGCGGCCACTGCTCGGGGAACACGCCCAGGTGCTTGGAGGTTTCGGTGAAGCGGGCCAGCAGGCGCAGGTCACCCAGGGGCAGGGTCCACTCGCGCGGGGCCCCGGGGCGCATGGTCCAGCGCTTTTCGTCGTGCACGGCCACGGCGCGGTCCCAGTCGGCCTGGGGCAGGGCCGGGGCCCACCACGCGCGCGGCTCCCCGCGCACCACGACCACATCGCCGAAGCGCTCCAGCTTGCGCCGGTCGCCCGAATCCAGCAGCTCGTACTGGTCCCATCCGCCAAGAAGAACTTCGATGTGCATTGCCGCTCCGAGTGGCCGCGCCCCGGCGTGGCGCGGGACGGGAAAAGGGGCCTGCGGGTCGCGCCGCAAGCCCCTTTGGAATTCGTGGTGGAGATGAAGAGATTTGAACTCTCGACTTCTGCCTTGCGAAGGCAGCGCTCTCCCAGCTGAGCTACATCCCCACTGGTGGTCCGGTCGGCGGGTCCCGACGGCGGAGCAGGTTTTCTTACACGCAGCGGCCCGGGGGCGCAAGCACTATTTCGGCCCCCGGCCCGGGCCCCCGGTGGCTATGGCTGCGCGCCCCCGGCGGCCACGGCCTGGACCATCTCCAGGGTGGTCATGGTCCGCTCGGCCACCTGCTCGGGGCTCAGGCCCTGGTCCAGGAAGCGGCGGATGACCAGGGGCAGCGGCTCGGCCACTTCCACGATGTGCCCGTCGGGGTCCTGCACGCGCAGGCAGCGCTGGCCCCAGGGCATCTCGCGCATCTCGTGCAGCGGGCGGGCCCCGGCCCGGGCCAGGCGCTCCCAGGCGGCGGGCAGGTCGTGGGTCTCGAAATACAGCTCGAAGTTGTCGCGGCCCAGGGGGGCGCCGGGGCTGGGCGGGGCCTCGCCGCGCACGGCCTCAAGCGCGCTGGCGAGCTGCCACAGCGCCAGGCCCCCGGCATAGCTGACGTACTGGTCCCCGACCTCGAAGAGGACCTGCTGGTCCAGGGCCTGTTCGTAGAAGGCGCGTGCGGCGGCCATGTCGGCCACGAACACGGCCTGGCCCTCGAAGGTGATCCGGCTCATGGGGCATTCCTCCCTTTGTGTGCCCTCTACCACGGCGGGCCGCCCGGGCCAAGCCTGCACCCGCCCCCCGCCCCGGGGGCGGGGGACGGCCTCCGGGGCGGGCGCGGGTTGAGGCGCGGGCGATTTTCCCATACACAGGGGGTTCGCACCACGGCCACCAATCCGCAAAGGGGACGCACATGCCGCTCATCATGGGCACCGCCGGGCACATCGACCACGGCAAGACCACGCTCATCAAGGCCCTGACGGGCATCGACTGCGACCGCCTGAAGGAGGAGAAGAAGCGCGGCATCACCATCGAGCTGGGCTTCGCCTTCCTGGACCTGCCCGGCGGCGCGCGCCTGGGGGTCATCGATGTGCCCGGCCACGAGCGGTTCGTGAAGAACATGGTCGCCGGGGCTTCGGGGGTGGACTTCGTGCTGCTGGCCATCGCCGCCGACGAGGGCGTCATGCCCCAGACCCGCGAACACCTGGAAATCTGCACCCTGCTGGGCATCCGGCGCGGGCTGGTGGCCCTGACCAAGGCCGACGCCGTGGACGCCGACTGGCTGGAGATGGTGGTGGAGGACGTGCGCGGCGCCCTGGGCGGCACGTTCCTGGCCGACGCGCCGATGCTGCCCGTGAGCGCGCACACCGGCGCCGGGCTGGACGCCCTGCGCGCGGCCATCGCCGAGCTGGCCGCCCAGGCCCCGGCCAGCCGCCCGGCGGACCTTTTCCGCCTGCCGGTGGACCGTGTGTTCACCATGCGCGGCCACGGCACGGTGGTCACGGGCACGCTGGTTTCGGGGCGCATTGCCGAGGGCGAGGAGGTGCAGCTCTACCCCCAGGGCACGCGCACCCGCGCGCGGGGCTTGCAGTCCCACGGGCAGCCCGTGGCCGAGGCCCTGGCCGGGCGGCGCACGGCGGTGAACCTCGCCGGGCTGGAGGTGGAGGACGTGGCGCGCGGGCAGGTGCTGGCCCGGCCCGGAACCCTGTTCCCCCACACCCTGTGGGACGTGGAGCTGACCGCCCTGGCCTCGGCCGGGCGCGACCTCAAGCACCGCAAGGAGACCCACCTGCACCACGGCACGCGCGAGGTGCTGGCCAAGGTCCTGCTGCTGGACCGCGAGGCCCTGCGCCCGGGCGAAACCGCCCTGTGCCGTCTGCTGCTGCCCGAGCCCATGCCCGGGGTCTACGGCGACCGGGTGGTGCTGCGCTCGTTTTCGCCGCTGCGCACCATCGCCGGGGGGCGGATCATCGGCCCCTGCGGGCGCAGGCTGCGCCGGGGCGACCCGCAGGCCATGGCGCGCCTGCAGGCCCTGGCGGGCGACGACCAGCAGGCCGTGCTGGCCGCGCAGCTGGCCCTGGCCGGGCCGCAGGGCGTGAGCCTGGCCGCGCTGCGCACCATGTGCGCCCTGGAGGCCCGGGCCCTGGAAAAGCTCGTGCAGCAGATGTGCAGCCAGGGCGCGGCCTATCTGGTGGACAAGGACGAGCGCGTCCACGTGTCGGGCGAGGTCATGGAAGGGCTCATGGCCGGGGCCCTGGAGCGCGTGGCGGCCTTCCACCGCGCCGAGCCCATGAAGCAGGGCATCCTGCGCGGCGAGCTGGCCTCGTCGTGGGGCCGGGAGCTGCCCGAGCGGCTGGTGCATTTCGTGGTCGAACGGCTGGTGCGCCGGGGCGAGCTGGTGGCCGAGGCCGAGACCCTGCGCCTGCCGACCCACGCCGTGTCGCTGGCGGCGGACGCCCAGCGCCTGCGCGCGGCCCTGGAGGCCGCCTACAGCCAGGGCGGCCAGACCCCGCCCAACCTGAAGGACGTGCTGGACCCCCTGGGCGTGGCCGCCAAGGACGCCGCCCCGGTGCTGCGCCTGCTCCAGGAGGCCGGGGTGCTGGTCAAGGTCAAGGAGGACCTCTACTTCCACGCCCCGGCCCTGGACGCCCTGCGGGCGCGGGTGGTGGCCTTCCTGGAGGAGCGCGGCGAAATGGGCGCGGCGGACTTCAAGACCGTGAGCGGCCTGTCGCGCAAGTACCTGATTCCGCTGCTGGAACAGTTCGACAAGGAGCGGCTGACCGTGCGCGTGGGCGACATGCGCGTGCTGCGGCGCAAGGAAAAATAGGGGAAATCCCCATTGCCCCGGGGGTTGCGGGCGCGGTAATTTGATCGTGCGGTCGCGCGTGGGCGCGGGCCGCAATGGGTGTGGGCCGCCCCCTTCGGGGGGCGGCCTGTGTTTTTGCGCGCCGCCGGGTCGGGGAGTGGCGTGAAGGGGTGCGCCGACCTGGATGCGGACTCCGGCAGTGTGCCTCGACCCCCGGCTGCGGGGCTGCACAAGCCCGATTCCCGCGTCTAGATATTGGTCAGGCTGCGCACCTGGCGGCCCAGGGCCTGCTGGGCGTCGTAGGCCCGCAGGCAGTCGGCCACGCACTCGGCCACCGCCGCCCCCAGGCGCTGGCGGGGCACCCGGCGCACGCGCGAGGCCAGGGCCGCGCCGTCGGCCATGGTCAGCTCCAGGGAAAAGGCGGCCCAGGGCTCCGCGCGGCGGGCGCGCACGGGGTCGGGCGCGGTGCGCTCGGCGTGCAGCCGGACGCTGGCGATGCGCCTGCCCTGCAAGGCCAGGGCCTTGTTCACGGTGTCGCGTTCCTGCGGGGTCAGGTCCAGGCGGCCCGCAGGCGAATCGGGGCTGCGCAGGGTGAAGGCCGCAGCCGGGGCCGCAGGGGTGCCCGCAAGGTCCAGGTCCAGCCCGGCCAGGCCCATGCCCAGGCCCAGGGCCAGCCCGCCCAGGGCCAGGGATGCGAGGAGAATGCCGAGGGTTTTCATGCTGCTGCGTGCTTTTTGGGATTTGGCCGCCCCTCCCGGAGGGGCGGGCCGCTGGGTGCGACAGGGGGAGCATAGCGCGGCGCGGCGGCGGCGCGGTGACGGCCGGTCGGCATTCCCGTTGCGGCCCCGGCCCCTGGCCCACGCGGCGCTTTCGTTTTGCCGCGCATGAGGGTATACCCCGGGCTGGCGGCGGCGGCGCAAGACAAAGGCCCCGCCGGAGCGGGGCCTTGTGGTCTTGTGGGGTGAGAGATGGGACTTGAACCCACGGCCACCTGGGCCACAACCAGGTGCTCTACCAACTGAGCTACTCCCACCGTGAAGGGAGAAACGTCTACCCGAGCTTCGGGCGGCGGTCAAGCCTTTTCAACCCGCAAAAACAACGGAACGCATCCATGGAAAAACTTGTCATCGAAGGTGGCCGCCCCCTGGCGGGAACGGTGCGCATCAGCGGCTCCAAGAACGCCGCGCTGCCCCTGCTCTTCGCGGCCCTGGCCGTGGACGGGCCGGTGACCTTCACCAACGTGCCGCGCCTGCGCGACATCCATACGACCCTGAAGCTGCTCGAAATCCTCGGCTGCACCACGGCCTTCGACCAGGGCACCGTGCGCGTGGACACCGTGGGCCTGACCCCCGAGGCGCCCTACGATCTGGTCAAGACCATGCGCGCCTCGGTGCTCTGCCTGGGGCCGCTTTTGGCGCGCCTGGGCGAGGCCCGGGTGGCCCTGCCCGGCGGCTGCGCCATCGGCGCCCGGCCTGTGGACCTGCACCTCAAGGCCCTGGAGGCCATGGGCGCCGTGTTCGAGCTGGAGGACGGCTACATTCGCGGCACCTGCCAGGGCCGCCTGCGCGGCGCGCACATCCCCTTCGACTTTCCCACCGTGGGCGGCACCGAGAACCTGCTCATGGCCGCCGCCCTGGCCGAGGGCGAGACGCTGCTGGTCAACGCCGCCCGCGAGCCCGAGGTGGTGGACCTGGCCAATTTCCTCGCCGCCTGCGGCGCGAAGATCAGCGGCCAGGGCACGAGCATCATCCGCGTGGAGGGCGTGGAGCGCCTGGCGGGCTGCGCGTACCGCATCATGCCCGACCGCATCGAGGCCGGGACGTTCCTGTGCGCCGCGGCCATCACCGACGGCGAGCTGCTGCTCGAGGACTGCCCGCTGGGCGAGCTGGAGGCCGTGGCCTCCAAGCTGCGCGAGATGGGCGTGTGGATCGAGGAGACCGCCGGGGGCGTGCTCTGCCGCCGGGGCACGGAGCTGGTGGGCGTCAACGTGACCACGCTGCCCTTCCCGGGCTTCCCCACGGACATGCAGGCCCAGATCATGGCCCTGATGTGCCTGGCCAAGGGCACCGGCGTGGTCAAGGAGACCATCTTCGAGAACCGCTTCATGCACGTGCCCGAGCTGGGGCGCATGGGCGCGCGCATCTCCCTGGACGGGCGCACCGCCGTGGTGCGCGGCGTGGCCGGGCTGACCGGGGCGCCGGTCATGGCCTCGGACCTGCGGGCCTCGGCCTCGCTGGTGCTGGCCGGGCTGGCCGCCCGGGGCACGACCCACGTGCAGCGCATCTACCACCTGGACCGGGGCTACGAGCGCATCGAGAACAAGCTCGGCGCCGTGGGCGCGGTCATCCGCCGCGAGCGGGAGTAGGGCGGCCCCGGAGCCCGCAAAAGCAGGCGGCCCGCCCGGAACACTCCGGGCGGGCCGCTTCGCGTGGGCCGGGCCCGCGCGGGCTCAGCACACGCCCAGGCGCTCGATGGTTTCCAGCACCACCAGCCCGTCCTGCCCGCTGATGGGCATGGGCGTGCCCTGGCGCAGGGCGCCCAGGAAGGCCGTCAGCTCGCTGCGCACGGGCTCGCGGTAGAGCACGGGCCATTCCTTGATGGTGTAGTGGTCGTTGTAGTCCTGGAAGCGGCTGTAGGCCTTGACCTGCTGGGTGATGAGGTTGGCCTCGATGTAGCGCGTGGTGGTCGCCACGCGGATGAAGCGCGACTTGTAGGGCGTGATCCAGTTGGTGGAAATCTGCCCCAGCACGCCGTTTTCCATCTCGGCGGTGATGAGCGCCGTGTCCTCGTGCTTGCCGATGGTCGTGGCCGTGACGGCGAAGACCTTCTTGTACTCCGAGCCGGAGATGTGGCGGATGAGGTCGATATCGTGGGAGCCCAGGTCGCGGATGACGCCCACGTCCTGGATGCGCGGCGGGTAGGGGCCCACGCGCTCGATGGTGATGGAGATGACCTTGTCCTCGGCGGCCAGCTCGCGCACGCGCTGCACGGCGGGGTTGAAGCGCTCGATGTGCCCGACCATGAGCGGCACGCCTGCGGCGCTGGCGGCCTCCAGGAGTTGGCGGCCCTGGGCGGCGCTGGCGGCCAGGGGTTTTTCGATGAGCAGCGGGATGCCCCGGGCGATGACCGCCAGGCCCACGGGCAGGTGGTGTACCGTGGGCACGCACACGCTCACGGCGTCCAGGGGCTGGGCCAGCAGGGCGTCCAGGGTGTCGAACACCGGCACGCCGAACTGCTTGTGCATGGCGTCCAGGGCGGCGGGGTCGCTGTCCATGACCCCGGCCACGCGCACGCCGGGCATCTCGGTGTAGTTGCGCAGGTGGACCCGGCCCATCCAGCCCAGGCCGATGACGCCGACGTTCATGGTCTTTTGCATGCGGGGAAACCTTCCTTTCGCGCCCGGGGCGGGCCGCCTGATGGCGTTGGCGTTGCCTCGGGGGCGTGTTTGGCTTAGGGTCGCTCGGGCGTCGTACCAGATTCCGCCCCGGTTGCCAAAACCTTGTTTGGGCGCAGGCCCGCAGGGAGGAAGACCATGCAAGCCACGGGAACCATGAGCCAGGGAGCGGGGCCGGTGTGGGTCAGCGCGGGCGAGGTGTCGGGCGACCTGCACGGCGCGCTGCTGGTGCGCGCCATGGCCGGCCTCGCCCCGGGCCTGCGCTTCACCGGCATGGGCGGCCCGGCCATGGCCGGGGCCGGGGTCCAGGCCGCTTTCGACATCGCCGAGCTGTCCCTGGTGGGGCTGACCGAGGTGCTGGCGCACCTGCCGCGCATCGCCGGGCTGCTGCGCCGCATGCGCCGCCGCATGGCCGAGGAGCGCCCGGCGGCGGTGGTCTGCATCGACGCGCCGGACTTCAATTTCTTCGTGGTGCGCATGGCCCGGCGCCTGGGCATCCCGGTGTTCTACTACATCTGCCCCCAGGTCTGGGCCTGGCGCGCCGGGCGGGTGAATTTCCTCAAGAAATACGTGCAGCGCGTGCTGTGCATCCTGCCCTTCGAGAAGGCCTTCCTGGCCGAGCGCGGGCTGGACGCCGACTACGTGGGCCACCCCCTGACGGACCAGATTCCGCTGGACGCGCTGCGCGCCCTGGCCCCGGAGCCGGGGCGGGTGGGCATCCTGCCCGGTAGCCGCACCCGCGAGATCGAGACCCTGCTGCCCGAGTTCGGCGCCGCCGCGCGGACCATCGCCGTGCGCATCCCGGGGGCGGCGTTTTCCATCCTGCGCGCCCCGGGGGTGGACGAAGCCCGGCTGCGCGCCCTGTGGCCTGCGGACCTGCCCGTGGAGATCGTGCCGCCCGAGGAGCGCTACCCGGCCATGCGCCGGGCCCAGGTGCTGCTGGCGGCCTCGGGCACGGCGACCCTGGAGGCCGCGCTCATCGGCACCCCGGCGGTGGTGGCCTACCGCGTCTCGGCCCTGTCCTACGCCCTGGGGCGGCTCGTCGTGGGCGTGCCGAACATCAGCCTGCCCAACCTCATCCTGGGCGAGCGGGCCCTGCCCGAGCTGCTCCAGGGCCAGGCCAACGGCCCGGCCATCGCCGTGGAGGCCCTGCGCTGGCTCACGGACCCGGCGGCCATGGCCGAGGTCCGCGCGCGGCTGGCGCGGCTGGCCGGGATGGTCGGCGAGCCCGGCGCCCCGGGCCGCGCGGCGCGCATCATCCTGGACGGCGCGGGCCTGGGGCCCCGGCCCGCCCGCTGACCGGAGTGGCCGTGCGCGGCGGCGGCGGCGAATTCCCCTCCCGGGCCGTGCCCGGCCTGCTGCCC encodes:
- a CDS encoding VOC family protein, with amino-acid sequence MSRITFEGQAVFVADMAAARAFYEQALDQQVLFEVGDQYVSYAGGLALWQLASALEAVRGEAPPSPGAPLGRDNFELYFETHDLPAAWERLARAGARPLHEMREMPWGQRCLRVQDPDGHIVEVAEPLPLVIRRFLDQGLSPEQVAERTMTTLEMVQAVAAGGAQP
- the lpxB gene encoding lipid-A-disaccharide synthase, whose translation is MQATGTMSQGAGPVWVSAGEVSGDLHGALLVRAMAGLAPGLRFTGMGGPAMAGAGVQAAFDIAELSLVGLTEVLAHLPRIAGLLRRMRRRMAEERPAAVVCIDAPDFNFFVVRMARRLGIPVFYYICPQVWAWRAGRVNFLKKYVQRVLCILPFEKAFLAERGLDADYVGHPLTDQIPLDALRALAPEPGRVGILPGSRTREIETLLPEFGAAARTIAVRIPGAAFSILRAPGVDEARLRALWPADLPVEIVPPEERYPAMRRAQVLLAASGTATLEAALIGTPAVVAYRVSALSYALGRLVVGVPNISLPNLILGERALPELLQGQANGPAIAVEALRWLTDPAAMAEVRARLARLAGMVGEPGAPGRAARIILDGAGLGPRPAR
- a CDS encoding Gfo/Idh/MocA family protein, translating into MQKTMNVGVIGLGWMGRVHLRNYTEMPGVRVAGVMDSDPAALDAMHKQFGVPVFDTLDALLAQPLDAVSVCVPTVHHLPVGLAVIARGIPLLIEKPLAASAAQGRQLLEAASAAGVPLMVGHIERFNPAVQRVRELAAEDKVISITIERVGPYPPRIQDVGVIRDLGSHDIDLIRHISGSEYKKVFAVTATTIGKHEDTALITAEMENGVLGQISTNWITPYKSRFIRVATTTRYIEANLITQQVKAYSRFQDYNDHYTIKEWPVLYREPVRSELTAFLGALRQGTPMPISGQDGLVVLETIERLGVC
- a CDS encoding class I SAM-dependent methyltransferase, with the protein product MHIEVLLGGWDQYELLDSGDRRKLERFGDVVVVRGEPRAWWAPALPQADWDRAVAVHDEKRWTMRPGAPREWTLPLGDLRLLARFTETSKHLGVFPEQWPHWMSLAAHGAPRAGRRPRLLNLFGYTGVASLAAARAGFEVTHIDASKTALAWARRNQELSGLGDTNVRFLLDDAAKFTTREERRGNAYEAILLDPPAFGRGPAKELWKVEAQVADLLATCGRLLSDDARLVILTMYNTDASALMLRNLMLGAMPGAGGTLAVGELALAHSASPRLLPRSLWARWTP
- the murA gene encoding UDP-N-acetylglucosamine 1-carboxyvinyltransferase, whose amino-acid sequence is MEKLVIEGGRPLAGTVRISGSKNAALPLLFAALAVDGPVTFTNVPRLRDIHTTLKLLEILGCTTAFDQGTVRVDTVGLTPEAPYDLVKTMRASVLCLGPLLARLGEARVALPGGCAIGARPVDLHLKALEAMGAVFELEDGYIRGTCQGRLRGAHIPFDFPTVGGTENLLMAAALAEGETLLVNAAREPEVVDLANFLAACGAKISGQGTSIIRVEGVERLAGCAYRIMPDRIEAGTFLCAAAITDGELLLEDCPLGELEAVASKLREMGVWIEETAGGVLCRRGTELVGVNVTTLPFPGFPTDMQAQIMALMCLAKGTGVVKETIFENRFMHVPELGRMGARISLDGRTAVVRGVAGLTGAPVMASDLRASASLVLAGLAARGTTHVQRIYHLDRGYERIENKLGAVGAVIRRERE
- the selB gene encoding selenocysteine-specific translation elongation factor, with amino-acid sequence MPLIMGTAGHIDHGKTTLIKALTGIDCDRLKEEKKRGITIELGFAFLDLPGGARLGVIDVPGHERFVKNMVAGASGVDFVLLAIAADEGVMPQTREHLEICTLLGIRRGLVALTKADAVDADWLEMVVEDVRGALGGTFLADAPMLPVSAHTGAGLDALRAAIAELAAQAPASRPADLFRLPVDRVFTMRGHGTVVTGTLVSGRIAEGEEVQLYPQGTRTRARGLQSHGQPVAEALAGRRTAVNLAGLEVEDVARGQVLARPGTLFPHTLWDVELTALASAGRDLKHRKETHLHHGTREVLAKVLLLDREALRPGETALCRLLLPEPMPGVYGDRVVLRSFSPLRTIAGGRIIGPCGRRLRRGDPQAMARLQALAGDDQQAVLAAQLALAGPQGVSLAALRTMCALEARALEKLVQQMCSQGAAYLVDKDERVHVSGEVMEGLMAGALERVAAFHRAEPMKQGILRGELASSWGRELPERLVHFVVERLVRRGELVAEAETLRLPTHAVSLAADAQRLRAALEAAYSQGGQTPPNLKDVLDPLGVAAKDAAPVLRLLQEAGVLVKVKEDLYFHAPALDALRARVVAFLEERGEMGAADFKTVSGLSRKYLIPLLEQFDKERLTVRVGDMRVLRRKEK